In Candidatus Poribacteria bacterium, the following are encoded in one genomic region:
- a CDS encoding sugar phosphate nucleotidyltransferase — translation MQAIILCGGLATRLGSISKKTPKILLEVGERTVLDWQLDLLKEVGIKEAILASGHLHETLYEHIGTYHQGMQIRYAKENKKLGTGGAIANAMKYIHTSPFFVLNGDILLSNFSLQEVLRYFHEQMTGLLLSVHVDDIRPYGEIVSDSNGRITAFREKQSIHRAGYINGGVYLFNQTIADAFPKKQAVFSIERDVFPSVPNLYALETDADWIDIGVPERLAYAQQHFQNGVLR, via the coding sequence ATGCAAGCAATCATCTTATGTGGCGGTTTAGCAACGCGACTTGGAAGCATTAGTAAAAAGACTCCAAAAATCCTATTGGAAGTTGGCGAGCGCACTGTCTTGGATTGGCAGCTTGACTTGCTAAAAGAAGTCGGGATTAAAGAAGCTATTCTGGCTTCTGGACACTTGCACGAGACACTCTATGAACACATCGGTACTTACCACCAAGGCATGCAGATCCGCTACGCCAAAGAAAATAAAAAACTCGGCACTGGCGGTGCAATTGCCAACGCTATGAAATATATTCACACCTCTCCCTTTTTCGTCCTCAATGGAGATATCCTCCTCAGCAACTTCTCACTTCAAGAGGTGTTAAGATATTTCCATGAACAGATGACGGGACTCCTGTTAAGTGTGCATGTTGACGACATTCGTCCGTATGGTGAGATCGTGTCGGATAGCAATGGGAGAATCACAGCCTTCCGCGAGAAACAGTCTATTCACCGCGCCGGATACATCAACGGAGGTGTGTATCTTTTTAACCAAACAATTGCCGATGCCTTTCCCAAAAAGCAAGCGGTGTTCTCAATTGAACGGGACGTTTTTCCGTCTGTTCCCAATCTCTACGCTTTGGAAACCGATGCAGATTGGATTGATATTGGGGTCCCAGAGCGACTCGCTTATGCCCAGCAGCATTTCCAAAACGGAGTTCTCCGATGA
- a CDS encoding DUF547 domain-containing protein, producing the protein MKKRVFILCLLLLALGSVLFLYHFRVEVDVRTQQPAEGTIFSHDLFDQVLQEHVDEKGRVNYTKLKANSEKLEAYLDLLAVAKPTAWSYNEQLAFWINAYNAIVIKGVIDHYPTNSVRRVKLFRGFFYRLKFQVAGKTYTPNQIEHGILRGEFPDPRVHFAIVCASFSCPPIGDRAFSAETIEERLETLTFNFIQNPEQVRVDRAKHIVHLSKIFKWYENDFKEGYDGVADFLADYLPPEDAEYLSSMDIQFRYLDYDWTLNDQKL; encoded by the coding sequence ATGAAAAAACGTGTTTTCATTCTATGCCTCTTGTTGTTGGCTTTAGGTAGCGTGCTTTTCCTTTACCATTTCCGCGTTGAAGTAGATGTGCGAACCCAGCAGCCTGCAGAAGGCACCATTTTCTCCCATGACCTGTTCGATCAGGTTTTGCAAGAACACGTTGATGAAAAAGGACGCGTTAACTATACAAAGCTGAAAGCGAATTCTGAAAAACTGGAGGCGTATTTGGACCTATTGGCTGTCGCGAAACCTACGGCATGGTCCTATAACGAACAACTGGCTTTTTGGATTAACGCCTACAACGCGATTGTCATTAAAGGGGTTATTGACCACTACCCGACCAATAGTGTCCGAAGGGTCAAACTTTTTAGAGGTTTTTTCTATCGGTTGAAGTTCCAAGTGGCGGGCAAAACCTATACACCAAATCAAATTGAACACGGTATTCTCCGCGGAGAATTCCCGGATCCACGGGTTCACTTTGCAATTGTATGTGCTTCATTCAGCTGTCCACCTATCGGAGACCGCGCTTTCTCTGCCGAGACGATTGAGGAAAGGCTTGAGACCCTAACGTTCAATTTTATTCAGAACCCTGAGCAGGTTCGGGTTGACCGTGCGAAGCACATCGTCCACCTTTCAAAAATTTTCAAGTGGTATGAGAACGATTTTAAGGAGGGCTACGACGGCGTAGCAGATTTCCTCGCCGACTACCTACCCCCCGAAGACGCAGAATATTTGTCGTCAATGGACATCCAGTTTCGTTACTTGGATTATGATTGGACATTGAATGATCAGAAGCTATAG
- a CDS encoding sigma-70 family RNA polymerase sigma factor: MEKENDVQLIRKVLSGDDDAFSPLVEKYQKSMHALAWRKVNDFHYAEEIVQDAFLEAYKKLPTLKDHRQFAGWLYVITRRCCVNWLRKNMSKTQSLEGTPGQEIAKLSYEHYLSEQRNVETSERSEALVKALLNKLPESERTVVTLYYLSEMTTKEIGKFLGVSANTITSRLQRARKRLEKHEELLIREILGSFQLPPNLTENIMRQVADMKPIPPSVGKPLTPWIAFGTATLLIVLMLGATNQYLARFQKPYSFEARSERTVEIIDAPITLDIDSKPAVRNQAGRVAISSENSGVGLQDSQNVLAPNTQKSPFRPSITQWNQVSGPQGSHISEIFVTSDGTLYTATASGIYNRTADATAWTLVNTSVPTGNFPMPMAEHDNTLYIVSDDEVFNSTNKGETWNALGLRPEGDAIGLVIIDETRENSSHGIYLALENRGVFRSADAGAQWTHLDNGLAGKRIYAVATVENTVFAGTNDGVYRLNSDIWEQLSLDSANAVHALAVMENNLYVATGPDPFGLGLSKTEGKYATQRITGDAARPWKIFHSGDLGLSWTEITPKNKPSIMVGPRSVKILTVGKTLLVLDGGLSFRSNDNGQTWAKLGFDGNPIKQNVFTTAAADENTLYIAGALGVHQTIDGGDSWYPFMDGIVGTRIRSLTALNNKLYAYTGSHAVQSIDDGESWKRIKIDANEDELESIRQKNSHVDFSFKARLTLVDEGLYGIVPDGNNLRIFRLSTDGNILIPTQRLPSFYEKMLSTELWTTVAKAEGLNLPDDIEKNEKLMKALQTVASFVIAGGFTSTNETFYVEHQRRLFKWKLGDPEWTNTGLIDLGKQPDEDLQHGFKLAASGETVYVGKRAGQLFQSLDAGDTWKDITSSLPLLFTHFSEIVFAGSTVYVATDNGVLSSQDGENWRVLTDRAGQPIVIDRLAINHTSIYGAGDTGVYRLDDRGRWKQMAASVPDRVISLVVNNDRLYIATQHRGMFHIPLEEEEALNADLLTQVPAP; the protein is encoded by the coding sequence ATGGAAAAAGAAAACGATGTTCAGTTAATTCGCAAAGTTTTATCAGGCGATGACGACGCATTTAGTCCGCTCGTTGAAAAGTACCAAAAGAGTATGCATGCCCTTGCATGGCGGAAGGTGAATGACTTTCACTATGCCGAAGAAATTGTTCAAGATGCCTTCCTTGAAGCTTACAAAAAACTGCCAACCTTAAAGGACCACAGACAATTCGCCGGGTGGCTCTATGTCATTACAAGACGATGTTGCGTTAACTGGCTCCGAAAAAACATGTCTAAAACGCAATCGCTGGAAGGCACACCTGGACAAGAAATAGCCAAATTGTCTTATGAACATTACCTATCAGAGCAACGCAATGTAGAGACCTCTGAACGTAGCGAAGCACTTGTCAAGGCACTACTCAACAAACTACCCGAAAGCGAGCGAACCGTCGTGACGCTCTACTACCTCAGTGAAATGACGACGAAAGAGATAGGGAAGTTTCTCGGCGTATCTGCAAACACAATCACAAGTCGACTTCAGCGGGCGCGAAAGCGTTTAGAAAAACACGAGGAACTTTTGATTCGTGAAATTCTCGGCAGTTTCCAATTACCTCCCAATTTGACTGAGAACATCATGCGGCAGGTCGCCGACATGAAACCGATACCACCTTCAGTCGGAAAACCCTTAACACCTTGGATTGCTTTCGGTACCGCTACCCTTCTGATTGTTTTGATGTTGGGTGCAACCAATCAATATCTTGCCCGTTTTCAGAAACCGTATAGTTTTGAGGCACGATCCGAGCGGACAGTTGAGATTATTGATGCCCCGATTACACTTGACATTGATTCAAAACCAGCCGTGCGAAATCAGGCTGGCCGGGTCGCTATTTCCAGCGAAAATAGTGGTGTCGGTCTGCAAGATTCCCAGAATGTCTTAGCACCGAATACGCAGAAGAGTCCGTTCAGACCGTCTATCACACAATGGAATCAGGTAAGCGGACCACAAGGGAGTCACATTTCTGAAATCTTCGTCACATCCGACGGAACCCTTTATACTGCTACAGCAAGCGGTATTTACAATCGGACAGCGGATGCAACTGCGTGGACGCTCGTCAATACGAGTGTGCCTACTGGGAATTTCCCGATGCCGATGGCAGAGCACGATAATACGCTTTATATTGTTTCCGATGATGAAGTGTTTAATTCAACCAATAAAGGTGAGACATGGAATGCTCTGGGGCTCCGTCCAGAAGGGGATGCTATCGGACTCGTAATAATAGATGAAACACGCGAGAACAGTTCACATGGAATATATCTCGCACTTGAAAATAGAGGTGTTTTCCGCTCCGCGGATGCAGGCGCACAGTGGACACACTTAGATAATGGGCTGGCAGGCAAGCGCATTTACGCAGTCGCTACAGTTGAAAACACAGTATTTGCTGGCACAAATGACGGTGTCTATCGTCTTAATTCGGATATTTGGGAACAATTGTCATTGGACTCAGCTAACGCAGTCCACGCCTTGGCAGTTATGGAAAACAATCTTTATGTTGCAACAGGCCCCGATCCTTTTGGATTGGGATTGTCCAAAACAGAGGGAAAGTACGCCACGCAAAGAATAACAGGGGACGCTGCACGTCCATGGAAGATTTTCCACTCAGGTGACTTAGGGTTGTCCTGGACCGAGATAACACCTAAAAATAAACCGTCTATTATGGTGGGCCCACGTAGCGTCAAAATCTTAACTGTTGGTAAAACTCTCTTAGTTTTAGATGGTGGATTGAGTTTCCGTTCAAACGATAACGGACAAACATGGGCAAAACTCGGATTCGACGGAAACCCAATCAAACAGAATGTCTTTACAACTGCAGCGGCCGACGAAAATACTTTGTACATAGCCGGGGCATTGGGTGTGCATCAAACAATTGACGGTGGCGACTCGTGGTATCCCTTTATGGACGGAATAGTAGGAACGAGAATACGGAGTTTGACAGCATTAAACAACAAACTCTATGCATATACCGGGAGCCATGCTGTCCAATCAATAGATGATGGCGAATCATGGAAAAGGATTAAGATTGATGCTAACGAGGATGAACTTGAATCAATACGGCAGAAAAACTCTCATGTTGACTTTTCTTTTAAAGCCAGGTTAACATTAGTAGATGAAGGGCTGTATGGGATTGTCCCCGATGGAAACAATCTGCGGATTTTCCGCTTATCGACAGATGGTAACATACTCATCCCTACTCAAAGGCTACCTTCTTTTTATGAAAAAATGTTGTCTACCGAATTGTGGACAACTGTCGCAAAAGCAGAAGGGCTTAACTTACCTGATGATATAGAAAAAAATGAGAAATTGATGAAAGCGTTGCAAACTGTTGCCTCTTTCGTAATAGCCGGTGGATTTACGAGCACTAATGAAACTTTCTACGTAGAGCATCAACGCAGGCTTTTCAAATGGAAACTTGGAGACCCAGAATGGACAAACACCGGACTCATAGACCTCGGCAAACAACCAGATGAAGATTTGCAACACGGATTCAAATTGGCAGCTTCAGGAGAAACCGTCTACGTCGGAAAACGAGCCGGACAACTGTTTCAATCACTCGATGCCGGAGACACTTGGAAAGACATCACGTCAAGCCTCCCACTTCTGTTTACCCATTTCAGCGAGATCGTCTTTGCCGGTTCAACGGTTTACGTTGCCACAGACAACGGTGTTTTATCCTCACAGGACGGAGAAAACTGGCGCGTCCTAACTGACAGAGCCGGTCAGCCTATTGTCATAGACAGATTGGCTATCAATCATACCAGCATTTATGGTGCTGGTGATACAGGGGTCTATCGCTTGGATGACCGTGGCAGGTGGAAACAGATGGCTGCGAGTGTGCCAGATAGAGTTATCTCACTCGTTGTCAACAACGATAGACTGTACATCGCTACACAACACCGCGGCATGTTCCACATCCCGCTTGAGGAAGAAGAAGCTCTTAACGCCGATCTCTTAACGCAGGTCCCCGCACCTTAG
- a CDS encoding mandelate racemase/muconate lactonizing enzyme family protein, translated as MKITDVKTYNLRYPLVEPFANSRGWSQARTAVVVEIRTDAGITGWGEGVSTPSASAIKAHLMGQSPFETERIGEAMRGDLGAFSGVDIALWDIMGKALDMPIYQLLGGAFRLKIPAYASGLFKKDKPDITQALMDEAKGYVDAGFPAVKMKIGFGEAYDVKNVAAVRRAIGADTLFAVDANCGYDVATAIDVGQKILDNDLFWYEEPITTDDVDGYREIRHALKVRIAGGEMLKGRWAFRDLIQKRGLDIVQPDISIAGGFTECRKIAAMASANYVRVLPHMWGGSIRLAATLHWQATLPDAPQALNPIPSLLEFDMTENRLRTALAQEPIHAVDGYVDVPQVPGLGIEIDRDVLEQYA; from the coding sequence ATGAAAATTACTGACGTTAAAACTTATAACTTACGCTATCCACTGGTTGAACCCTTTGCCAACTCACGCGGCTGGTCGCAGGCGCGCACTGCCGTCGTGGTCGAAATTCGCACAGACGCAGGGATTACCGGTTGGGGTGAAGGCGTGAGCACCCCATCTGCCTCAGCCATCAAAGCACACCTCATGGGGCAATCGCCTTTTGAAACGGAACGGATAGGCGAAGCAATGCGCGGCGATCTCGGGGCGTTCAGCGGTGTTGACATCGCACTCTGGGACATTATGGGCAAGGCACTGGACATGCCGATCTATCAACTCCTCGGCGGCGCGTTCCGCCTGAAGATTCCCGCCTACGCAAGTGGACTTTTCAAGAAAGACAAACCCGATATAACCCAAGCATTGATGGACGAAGCGAAAGGATACGTCGATGCAGGATTCCCCGCTGTCAAGATGAAAATCGGTTTCGGTGAGGCTTACGATGTGAAAAACGTCGCTGCAGTCCGACGCGCGATTGGTGCGGACACCCTCTTTGCCGTTGATGCGAACTGTGGCTACGATGTCGCAACCGCGATTGATGTCGGACAGAAGATTTTAGACAACGATCTCTTCTGGTATGAGGAACCCATTACGACTGACGATGTTGATGGCTATCGGGAAATCCGACACGCACTGAAGGTGAGAATCGCTGGCGGCGAGATGCTGAAAGGACGCTGGGCATTCCGCGACCTCATACAGAAACGCGGATTGGATATCGTGCAACCCGATATAAGCATCGCGGGTGGCTTCACAGAATGCCGAAAAATCGCTGCCATGGCAAGCGCAAACTACGTCCGAGTCCTCCCGCACATGTGGGGCGGTAGTATCCGCCTCGCTGCGACACTCCACTGGCAAGCCACGCTTCCAGATGCACCACAGGCACTCAATCCAATCCCGTCACTCTTGGAATTTGACATGACCGAGAACCGTCTCCGCACAGCACTGGCACAGGAACCGATACATGCAGTCGACGGATACGTTGACGTTCCACAGGTGCCAGGCTTGGGAATAGAGATTGATCGGGACGTGTTGGAACAGTATGCGTGA
- a CDS encoding methyltransferase domain-containing protein, giving the protein MHYPEFESAFDAQLQTHTDLYPHAVAYHRARFDQTIQHLFSSILAQTETLIQQPETNWAHTEEIVSDILYCGDITVEQLFALEIPNQLTADRDFEAVKTKLYETKYYPISEHLNYIAFPPALERKAFIGKHLNRLKEKSRFCDLGFGPGVLTTFILQQDPSWQVDGVDISQHCLHHAQRLLSKKDVLGRSELSVGDVRALPYPDDTFDIVIAVEVLEHIPDPETGLLEAMRVLKPGGYAITALPVQLPLLMHLYDFDSPDEVLSLYKKVGLKVIDFETKEFQRQAGPFVDTFALSTKP; this is encoded by the coding sequence ATGCACTACCCTGAATTTGAATCAGCGTTTGATGCACAACTCCAAACACACACAGACTTATATCCACACGCAGTGGCATACCATCGCGCCCGTTTTGATCAGACAATTCAGCACCTATTCTCCTCTATCTTAGCGCAGACAGAAACTTTAATCCAGCAGCCGGAGACAAACTGGGCACACACTGAGGAAATCGTCAGCGACATCCTCTACTGTGGCGATATAACTGTTGAACAACTCTTTGCCCTTGAAATTCCCAACCAACTCACAGCAGATAGGGATTTTGAAGCAGTAAAAACGAAACTCTATGAAACGAAATATTACCCTATCAGTGAACACCTGAACTACATCGCTTTTCCGCCTGCTTTGGAAAGGAAAGCATTCATCGGCAAACACCTTAACCGTTTGAAAGAAAAATCGCGTTTCTGTGATCTCGGCTTCGGTCCCGGTGTGTTGACTACATTCATTCTACAACAAGACCCCTCATGGCAAGTTGACGGTGTTGATATAAGCCAGCACTGCCTTCATCATGCCCAGAGACTCTTATCGAAAAAAGATGTACTTGGAAGGAGTGAACTATCAGTTGGAGATGTTCGCGCGCTACCCTATCCAGATGATACTTTTGATATAGTTATCGCTGTTGAGGTGCTTGAGCATATCCCAGATCCAGAAACTGGGTTGTTAGAAGCAATGCGAGTCCTGAAGCCGGGTGGATACGCAATAACGGCACTGCCGGTGCAGCTACCGCTTCTCATGCACCTCTACGATTTTGATTCTCCCGATGAAGTCCTATCACTCTACAAAAAGGTTGGACTTAAAGTTATTGACTTCGAGACGAAGGAGTTCCAACGGCAAGCGGGTCCCTTCGTTGATACATTTGCACTCAGCACGAAACCGTAA
- a CDS encoding phosphomannomutase/phosphoglucomutase, protein MNRDIFRAYDIRGIFGVDFEPNDFYRIARAFAAHFLPKTVAVGHDVRESSPQLWQQVAEGLADAGVDVLNLGQISTDMLYFAVAHYQTDGGIVISASHNPAEYNGMKLVGPQATPISAETGLFKLRNFAENSVPFKKQKTHCRGSLQSPSLLKAYLAHLRSFVDWQQLSRKRIVINANSGLAGQIAEPLLAETPIEICEHLFTEPDGTFSQIPAGRPDPLRPENRELTTKTVKRTRADLAVAWDADADRCFFFDENGEFVEGCYITALLAEKLLQRDGGDIVIYDPRAIWAVENVVITANGTPLLNRCGHSFIKTRMCEVGALFAGEASGHYYFRDNFYTDNGMIPFLLILEYLSTNRRSLAESVNRFRSAYPVSGEINFSFETQQHIQDAIEAIQQTIDCWGNYPCVETPIDGLSVRFLTNQRAFIPEHGSWRFNLRESNTEPLLRLNVETIGTECPLIEKTNQISEKLQSLGGKRETRFRWEI, encoded by the coding sequence ATGAATCGAGACATCTTCCGAGCGTATGACATTCGAGGCATTTTTGGCGTAGACTTTGAACCCAACGATTTTTATCGAATCGCCCGCGCCTTTGCAGCTCACTTTCTACCGAAAACTGTCGCAGTAGGTCACGATGTTCGCGAAAGTTCTCCCCAACTGTGGCAACAGGTCGCAGAAGGGCTCGCAGACGCAGGCGTTGATGTCCTTAACCTCGGTCAGATTTCAACCGATATGCTCTATTTCGCTGTAGCACATTACCAGACAGACGGCGGCATTGTCATCTCGGCATCTCACAATCCGGCGGAATACAACGGCATGAAATTAGTCGGCCCGCAAGCGACGCCGATCTCAGCGGAAACCGGACTCTTCAAACTCCGAAATTTTGCTGAGAACAGTGTTCCATTTAAGAAACAGAAAACGCACTGTCGCGGCTCCCTACAGTCTCCATCACTTCTGAAGGCATACCTCGCACACCTACGCTCTTTTGTAGACTGGCAGCAGCTCAGCAGAAAGCGGATTGTCATCAACGCAAATAGCGGACTTGCTGGACAAATTGCCGAACCTCTGTTAGCAGAGACACCTATCGAAATCTGTGAACACCTGTTCACCGAACCCGATGGAACGTTCTCTCAAATACCTGCAGGTAGACCCGATCCACTGAGACCGGAGAATCGAGAGCTAACCACCAAGACGGTTAAACGGACACGCGCAGATTTGGCGGTGGCGTGGGACGCAGATGCAGATAGGTGCTTCTTCTTTGATGAAAATGGGGAATTCGTTGAAGGCTGCTACATTACAGCATTGCTCGCCGAAAAACTTTTACAACGAGATGGAGGCGATATTGTTATATATGATCCAAGAGCTATATGGGCAGTAGAAAATGTCGTTATTACAGCAAACGGTACACCATTGCTCAACCGATGTGGACATTCGTTCATTAAAACTCGCATGTGCGAAGTCGGTGCACTTTTTGCTGGGGAAGCGAGCGGTCACTACTATTTCCGAGACAACTTCTACACCGATAACGGCATGATTCCATTCTTGCTTATTCTTGAATATTTAAGCACGAATAGGAGATCTCTTGCTGAATCTGTCAATCGGTTCCGATCGGCGTATCCCGTCTCTGGTGAAATTAATTTTTCGTTTGAAACCCAGCAGCACATACAAGATGCTATAGAGGCAATCCAGCAGACGATAGACTGTTGGGGAAATTACCCTTGCGTTGAAACACCCATTGACGGTTTATCGGTCAGATTCCTCACCAACCAACGCGCATTTATTCCTGAACACGGTAGTTGGCGATTCAATCTGCGAGAATCCAATACAGAACCGCTTTTGAGACTTAACGTTGAGACTATTGGCACTGAGTGTCCTCTCATCGAAAAGACGAACCAGATAAGTGAAAAACTTCAAAGCCTCGGCGGCAAACGAGAAACCAGGTTCCGCTGGGAAATATGA
- a CDS encoding multiheme c-type cytochrome, whose product MKRAILVLTFLTVVVTLPPIYLQWAESQRLNQIQEVKQKARPVFGEPLETVLSELKNDDPPSVIILYTGGTKSHLEPCGCYQEQSGGLPRRAYIVDQIRQQGFPTLLVDAGNIFDGKAEIDAKRCEVNLKAMSAMEYDAVALSQTDLSYGDAYLSQQRAVATFPFLTPTQNDFTHPFVTRQVGQHTIAFVTGELSEDTVPQVDLVVALGTYETSKHVDVVIQPDEMETTKSEDGTLYVGSKPEGKTLGLLALWINSNRELARHYATQLALTGDVAESQSVRQLLTDFYREVGQSSDLTPLFAGQHLEQDPQNGYASATACQECHQQEYLQWSATRHAFAFETLLKKERYFDAGCVSCHTTGLGYPTGFQIGDQDSTLKGVQCETCHGPGKQHVGNPKKTNIRNGADTRLCLECHDTKHSPGFSEVVALHTKDIDHSREPMNLEELLASRIARMGKPTLELFVMSYCPFGVQAEEKIIPIVKEFGDKIDFKLQFIADEKETVSLNDITPFTSLHGYPEVAENIRQLLIAREYPDKYLDYILCRGKKLDKSWESCAEKLGIDVAKIQRLFDSPEVSEQMFRENIKRAEELGIKASPTILVDNHQFRATQLLRASGTPCQ is encoded by the coding sequence ATGAAACGTGCGATTCTTGTTCTAACCTTTTTAACGGTAGTGGTAACGCTACCACCGATTTACCTACAGTGGGCAGAATCTCAAAGACTCAACCAGATCCAGGAAGTGAAGCAAAAAGCGCGACCTGTTTTCGGTGAGCCATTAGAAACAGTTTTGTCCGAACTCAAAAACGACGATCCGCCTTCTGTGATTATTTTATACACCGGTGGCACCAAAAGCCATCTGGAACCGTGCGGGTGTTATCAAGAGCAGTCGGGGGGACTGCCGAGACGTGCTTACATTGTAGACCAGATTCGACAGCAAGGGTTTCCAACTCTCTTGGTTGATGCAGGCAATATCTTTGATGGAAAAGCGGAAATTGACGCGAAACGGTGTGAAGTCAATCTCAAGGCGATGTCGGCGATGGAATATGATGCCGTTGCCCTGAGTCAAACAGACCTTTCCTATGGGGACGCGTATTTAAGCCAACAACGTGCCGTTGCGACGTTTCCGTTTTTAACTCCAACACAAAACGATTTTACACATCCCTTTGTCACCAGACAAGTTGGGCAGCATACGATCGCCTTTGTCACAGGTGAACTTTCAGAAGATACAGTACCGCAAGTCGATCTTGTTGTAGCTCTGGGGACTTATGAAACCTCGAAACACGTTGACGTTGTAATTCAACCCGACGAAATGGAGACAACGAAATCTGAAGATGGAACGCTTTATGTCGGCTCTAAACCCGAAGGCAAAACATTGGGACTCTTAGCACTCTGGATAAACTCAAACAGGGAACTCGCACGTCATTACGCCACACAATTAGCGTTGACTGGCGACGTAGCGGAATCCCAATCGGTGCGCCAACTGCTGACCGACTTTTATCGAGAGGTTGGGCAATCGTCTGACCTTACACCGCTCTTCGCTGGACAACACCTGGAACAGGATCCGCAAAACGGATACGCCTCAGCGACAGCCTGTCAAGAGTGTCATCAACAAGAATATCTCCAGTGGTCAGCGACGCGGCACGCGTTCGCCTTTGAAACGCTTCTGAAAAAAGAACGCTACTTCGATGCGGGTTGCGTCTCCTGCCATACCACCGGACTCGGCTATCCAACAGGATTTCAGATAGGCGATCAGGACTCAACCCTCAAAGGCGTACAATGCGAAACCTGTCACGGTCCTGGCAAACAGCACGTCGGCAATCCTAAGAAAACCAACATTCGCAACGGTGCTGATACAAGGCTCTGTCTGGAATGCCATGATACAAAACATTCTCCGGGCTTCTCAGAAGTCGTAGCACTCCACACCAAGGACATTGATCACAGTCGAGAACCAATGAACCTGGAGGAACTCTTAGCATCCCGTATAGCACGGATGGGCAAACCGACATTGGAACTGTTCGTCATGAGTTACTGTCCCTTCGGTGTTCAGGCGGAAGAGAAGATTATCCCAATCGTCAAGGAATTTGGTGACAAAATCGACTTCAAACTCCAATTCATCGCAGACGAGAAGGAGACGGTTTCTCTGAACGATATAACACCGTTCACGAGTCTACACGGTTATCCTGAAGTGGCAGAAAATATCCGACAACTCCTGATAGCGCGAGAATATCCTGATAAGTATCTCGACTACATCTTATGTCGGGGTAAGAAATTGGACAAGAGTTGGGAGAGTTGCGCTGAGAAACTCGGCATTGATGTCGCAAAGATTCAACGTCTGTTTGATTCACCGGAGGTTTCCGAACAGATGTTCCGGGAAAACATCAAGCGCGCCGAGGAATTGGGTATTAAAGCCTCACCGACGATTTTAGTCGATAACCACCAATTCCGGGCAACGCAGTTATTACGGGCGAGTGGAACACCTTGTCAGTGA